A genomic region of Salvelinus namaycush isolate Seneca chromosome 7, SaNama_1.0, whole genome shotgun sequence contains the following coding sequences:
- the LOC120051094 gene encoding annexin A13-like translates to MGNCQPTIMPCENFDVGADIKALRKACKGLGTDEQVIIDILTNRCAAQRMEIKQAYFDKYGNELVDVLKSELGGNFENAVVAMLDPPVVYTVKELRRAMKGAGTDEDTLVEILCTATNADIHMLKECYFQVHERDLESDIEGDTSGDVRNLLTALLQGTRDESYDVDEGLAEADATALFEAGEGCFGTDESTFNFILAKRNHLQLQATFKVYEQLSGTEILDAIDNEVSGTLKGCYITLVRVAKNPQLYFARRLNEAMKGAGTDEDTVIRIVICRSEYDLETIKDMYLEKYDMSLKDAIKSECGGDFKRLLVAVCH, encoded by the exons ATGGGAAACTGCCAA CCCACAATCATGCCATGTGAGAACTTTGATGTTGGGGCTGACATAAAGGCCTTACGCAAAGCCTGCAAAGGCTTGG GCACTGATGAACAGGTCATCATTGACATACTTACTAACCGCTGTGCAGCCCAGCGCATGGAAATTAAACAGGCCTATTTTGACAAGTATGGGAAT GAGTTGGTGGATGTGCTGAAGAGTGAGCTGGGGGGGAACTTTGAGAATGCCGTCGTGGCCATGCTGGACCCTCCAGTTGTCTATACAGTGAAGGAGCTCAGGAGGGCCATGAAGGGAGCAGGCACTGATGAGGATACTCTGGTGGAGATTCTGTGCACTGCCACAAATGCT GACATTCACATGTTAAAAGAATGCTACTTTCAGG TGCACGAACGAGACCTGGAATCAGATATCGAAGGGGACACTAGTGGAGATGTGAGAAACCTGCTCACTGCTCTTTTACAG GGCACCAGAGATGAGAGTTACGATGTGGATGAGGGTCTGGCTGAAGCAGATGCCACCGCCCTGTTTGAG gcTGGTGAGGGATGTTTTGGAACGGATGAATCCACGTTCAACTTTATCCTGGCCAAAAGAAACCATCTGCAACTTCAGGCCACCTTCAAGGTGTATGAGCAG CTATCTGGAACGGAAATCCTGGATGCCATTGATAATGAGGTCTCTGGGACACTGAAGGGCTGCTACATCACACTTG TTAGGGTTGCTAAGAACCCTCAGCTTTATTTCGCCCGGCGACTGAATGAAGCCATGAAAGGAGCAGGCACTGATGAGGACACCGTCATCCGCATCGTCATATGCCGCTCTGAG TATGATCTGGAGACCATTAAAGACATGTACCTGGAGAAGTACGACATGTCCCTGAAGGATGCCATCAAATCTGAGTGTGGTGGAGACTTCAAACGTCTCCTGGTGGCTGTCTGCcattga